TAATCAAGGGATTAAGCTCGATATGATCAACGTTGGTAACATGTCTAAGCGTGATGATACGACCGAATTAACTAAGCAGGTTAACATCAACGAGGAAGATGCTAAGTTGTTTAGGCAGATAGCCAATCAAGGCGTTAAGTTAATTGCTCAAGTAAATCCAAGTGTTGATGCACATGACTTCTTGAAGTTAATTGATGAAAAGATGAAGTAGGAGGAAGAAAAATGGCTTGGTGGCAAATATTACTACTTACTTTATACGCAGGCTTGGAAATTCTAGATGAATTACAAATTTATTCATCATTGAATACGCCTGTTGGTGCCGGATTAATTGCCGGATTAATCATGGGCAATTTACCTGCAGGACTATTTATTGGTGCCTCAATGCAGCTGACTGTTTTAGGTGTTGGTACCTTCGGTGGGGCTTCAAGAATTGATGCGACTACCGGTACGGTTTTAGCAACTGCCTTCTCAGTCAGCATTAAGGGTATGAGTCCACAAGTGGCAATTTCTTCAATTGCCGTTCCAGTTGCGACAATCATGGTGGAATTGGACGTTTTGGCAAGATTTGCTAACACGTACTTTTCACACAGAATTGATCACTTGATTGATGAAGAACACATTAACTATAAGGCAGTTGAACGCAACGTTTTGTATGGTGCTTTGCCATGGTCGCTTTCACGTGCTGTTCCTGTATTTATTGCTTTGGCTTTT
The sequence above is a segment of the Lactobacillus sp. ESL0677 genome. Coding sequences within it:
- a CDS encoding PTS sugar transporter subunit IIC, with the translated sequence MAWWQILLLTLYAGLEILDELQIYSSLNTPVGAGLIAGLIMGNLPAGLFIGASMQLTVLGVGTFGGASRIDATTGTVLATAFSVSIKGMSPQVAISSIAVPVATIMVELDVLARFANTYFSHRIDHLIDEEHINYKAVERNVLYGALPWSLSRAVPVFIALAFGQGLVQTIANALNGDLLWLGNGLTVAGATLPAVGFAILLRYLPIKKHAAYLILGFTITTLFSVLFSSIQALGTGVAAANKSFTATFNGLPMLAVALLGLALAILHYKNIPLKSAAQKTVSQSNANDDEGEITDDEL